Proteins co-encoded in one Flavobacterium fluviale genomic window:
- a CDS encoding SusC/RagA family TonB-linked outer membrane protein has translation MNSKNKKSVLHQMWTAKSAVLMIFMLFLSAGIFAQAKKQISGTVYDNTGTVLPGASIIEVGTKNGTTTDFDGKFSLQVAVGSAIEVSFIGSTTQRVQITGTTSNLEVRLQNDGYTLAEVQVVSVGYGKVKKSDLTGAISTVGADDLVKGTISSTEQVLQGKVAGLNIIRPSGDPSAGSTIRLRGGTSLTASNSPLIVVDGIAGVDINVVQPADIKSVDVLKDASATAIYGSRGANGVIIITTKSGTKGVSVTYSGLSSFGYAANNLDLLSANQWRGYVRENGLADAVDYGGNTNWQKAIEQTAVSQSHTLSINSGKADSGFRTSLSYLNNEGLIKRSGLERISGNVTAYQFLGDNNDVKFDMGLFANIDKWHPIDYRIFERAYNLNPTIPVYNSDGEFSEVTGNIYQNPVEILTNRTIDNERHRLLGYFKTDVKFLNDFTATANISLEHNAVKGGSYKPSYAVMEGQTEGGFAQRSYGEYTNAQGELYVNYNKTFDKHNVSALAGYSYLQNIYEGFGAQRGGFVTDAFSYNNLGAGYNYRLGDVYSYKGKSNLVSFYARANYGYDGKYLLTATVRRDGSSRFGENNKWGTFPSASAAWRISNEAFMESSKGWLDNLKVRVGYGVTGNQDGIGEYKSLSILGVGNDSYYDPITKTWSLAYSPKQNPNPDLKWESTEQINVGFDFGLFNRITGSFEWYSKTTKDLLYTYEVPQPPYLVGTMLANVGEMSNKGVELTLNADIVKVDKFNWNANLTLGHNVQKIEKLSNPTYKTDVIYSGSLHGLAGMSGQYSQIIAEGYPVGTFWGFKNAGLDADGKIQYYNAANEVVAESALVDADKRDLGNIQPDLTLGIGMNFTYENFDLGISGYGMFGQKALNATNMMLNDPNRLPAFNVPDDFLNSGITSAPKYSDYWIEDASFFRLQTLSLGYTLPLKYKKSKVRFYVMGENLFVITGYKGVDPEIGLNAQDGINQTGVMDQTGLAAPGIDRYNNYPRPTTISVGLNFTLNN, from the coding sequence ATGAATAGTAAAAATAAAAAAAGCGTCCTGCATCAAATGTGGACTGCTAAATCGGCGGTATTGATGATATTTATGCTTTTTCTCTCTGCGGGGATTTTTGCGCAGGCGAAAAAACAAATATCTGGAACCGTTTATGACAATACTGGTACTGTGCTGCCGGGAGCTTCTATCATTGAAGTAGGAACAAAAAACGGAACTACAACAGATTTTGACGGTAAATTTAGTCTTCAGGTAGCCGTAGGAAGTGCAATTGAAGTATCCTTTATCGGTTCAACAACCCAAAGAGTTCAGATTACTGGAACAACTTCTAATCTTGAAGTACGTCTGCAAAATGATGGTTATACATTGGCAGAAGTACAAGTGGTTTCTGTAGGTTATGGTAAAGTAAAAAAATCAGATTTAACGGGAGCTATTTCAACTGTTGGAGCCGATGATTTAGTAAAAGGAACCATTTCATCAACCGAACAAGTTTTACAAGGAAAAGTAGCAGGATTAAATATTATTCGTCCTTCTGGAGATCCTTCCGCGGGTTCTACAATACGACTACGTGGGGGAACTTCTTTAACAGCAAGCAACAGTCCGTTAATTGTGGTGGATGGTATTGCAGGTGTGGATATTAATGTCGTACAGCCGGCAGACATTAAATCGGTTGATGTTCTTAAAGATGCTTCTGCAACAGCTATTTATGGTTCTAGAGGTGCAAATGGTGTAATCATAATTACGACTAAATCTGGAACTAAAGGAGTTTCTGTAACCTACAGCGGCTTATCAAGTTTTGGTTACGCTGCCAATAATTTAGATCTCTTATCAGCCAATCAATGGAGAGGTTATGTGCGTGAAAATGGATTAGCAGATGCTGTAGATTATGGCGGAAACACAAATTGGCAGAAAGCAATTGAGCAGACCGCAGTTTCGCAGTCACATACTTTAAGTATTAATTCTGGTAAAGCAGACAGCGGTTTTAGAACTTCGCTTTCTTATCTAAACAATGAAGGTCTTATTAAAAGATCTGGTTTGGAAAGAATCAGCGGAAACGTAACAGCTTACCAATTTCTAGGAGATAATAACGATGTAAAATTTGATATGGGTTTATTTGCAAATATCGATAAATGGCATCCTATCGATTATAGAATTTTTGAAAGAGCTTACAACTTAAATCCAACAATTCCAGTTTACAATTCTGATGGTGAGTTTTCTGAAGTAACTGGAAATATTTATCAAAATCCAGTTGAGATTTTAACCAACAGAACAATTGATAACGAGAGACACAGATTATTAGGTTATTTTAAAACAGATGTCAAATTCTTAAACGATTTTACCGCTACAGCTAATATTTCATTAGAACATAATGCCGTAAAAGGAGGTTCCTACAAACCATCGTATGCCGTTATGGAAGGGCAGACAGAAGGCGGTTTTGCGCAGAGAAGTTATGGCGAATATACAAATGCACAAGGAGAACTTTATGTCAACTACAATAAAACCTTCGACAAACATAACGTAAGTGCTTTGGCTGGATATTCTTACCTGCAAAATATTTACGAAGGTTTTGGAGCACAAAGAGGCGGTTTTGTAACAGATGCTTTCAGTTATAACAATTTAGGGGCTGGTTACAATTATCGTTTGGGTGATGTTTATTCATACAAAGGGAAATCAAATTTAGTTTCGTTTTATGCCCGCGCCAACTACGGTTACGACGGTAAATATTTATTGACTGCCACTGTAAGACGTGACGGATCAAGCCGTTTTGGAGAAAATAATAAATGGGGAACTTTTCCTTCTGCATCTGCAGCCTGGAGAATTTCTAACGAGGCATTTATGGAATCTTCAAAAGGATGGTTAGACAATTTAAAAGTTAGGGTTGGTTACGGAGTTACAGGAAATCAAGATGGAATTGGCGAATACAAATCGCTTTCTATTTTGGGAGTTGGAAATGACAGTTACTACGATCCAATTACTAAAACTTGGAGTTTGGCTTACTCCCCAAAACAAAATCCGAATCCTGATTTGAAATGGGAATCAACAGAGCAGATAAACGTTGGTTTTGATTTCGGTCTTTTCAATAGAATTACAGGATCATTCGAATGGTATTCTAAAACAACAAAAGATTTATTATACACTTACGAAGTGCCTCAGCCTCCTTATTTAGTAGGAACTATGCTGGCTAACGTTGGTGAAATGTCAAACAAAGGAGTTGAACTTACTTTGAATGCAGATATTGTAAAAGTAGATAAGTTCAATTGGAATGCGAATTTGACACTTGGTCATAATGTTCAAAAAATCGAAAAACTTTCAAACCCAACGTATAAAACAGATGTTATCTACAGCGGATCTCTGCACGGTTTAGCAGGAATGTCTGGACAATATTCTCAAATTATTGCCGAAGGATATCCAGTTGGAACTTTCTGGGGATTTAAAAATGCTGGTTTAGATGCTGATGGAAAAATTCAATATTACAACGCTGCGAATGAAGTTGTGGCAGAAAGTGCATTGGTTGATGCAGACAAAAGAGATTTAGGAAATATCCAGCCAGATTTAACTTTAGGTATCGGAATGAATTTTACTTATGAAAATTTTGATCTTGGAATTTCAGGCTACGGAATGTTTGGGCAAAAAGCATTAAATGCAACCAATATGATGTTAAACGATCCAAACAGGTTGCCAGCTTTTAATGTGCCTGATGACTTTTTAAACAGCGGTATAACATCGGCACCAAAGTACTCTGATTATTGGATTGAAGATGCCTCATTCTTTAGACTTCAAACCTTATCATTGGGTTATACTTTACCATTGAAGTATAAAAAATCTAAAGTTAGATTCTATGTCATGGGAGAAAACCTATTTGTAATTACAGGCTACAAAGGTGTAGATCCAGAGATTGGTCTAAATGCTCAAGACGGTATTAATCAAACGGGAGTAATGGATCAAACGGGATTAGCCGCTCCTGGAATTGACAGGTACAATAATTATCCTCGACCAACTACAATTTCTGTTGGACTAAATTTTACGCTGAATAATTAA
- a CDS encoding DUF5004 domain-containing protein, with protein sequence MKCKSLYWLAFIMCFFALSCDNTEDGSYVDPITIYEKVNGNWQLANLKMVDEVAKANKIEPNEENLSTYFNYEDFKINFSVDEKKQPTTYEVTGNVPPLFAPKGYWSLSAAFQPTNSGATKIYLYSDAQKTQKTDELRLMSVPGKNDEMQLQLTHSSDGVDFVSYVFKLNAIN encoded by the coding sequence ATGAAATGTAAAAGTCTTTATTGGTTAGCTTTTATTATGTGTTTTTTTGCGCTTAGCTGCGACAACACAGAAGATGGAAGCTACGTAGATCCGATTACCATTTATGAGAAAGTAAATGGGAATTGGCAATTAGCAAATCTGAAAATGGTTGATGAAGTTGCGAAAGCAAATAAGATCGAACCAAATGAAGAAAACTTGAGTACCTATTTCAACTACGAAGATTTTAAAATAAACTTCAGCGTAGACGAAAAAAAACAGCCAACAACTTATGAAGTAACTGGAAATGTCCCTCCATTATTTGCTCCAAAGGGTTACTGGTCGTTAAGCGCAGCTTTTCAGCCGACTAATTCCGGCGCAACAAAAATCTACTTGTACAGCGATGCGCAAAAAACTCAAAAAACAGATGAGCTTCGATTGATGTCCGTTCCAGGAAAAAACGATGAAATGCAGCTTCAACTCACGCATTCTTCAGACGGAGTAGATTTTGTGTCTTATGTATTTAAATTAAATGCTATTAATTAA
- a CDS encoding DUF6377 domain-containing protein: MQRILILFFFIGSFSLIAQEKNPYLEELDQVLLKKDVYLKQKYRKIEALKKNISKFTLNQNNEELYNCYISLFDEYKSFKYDSAYYYLEQSKIKAKVLKDPKFLSKSRIKEGFVLLSSGLFKEAIDTLNVIDDSKLDLRNKFEYYNIKARAYYDLADYNRDQRFNIHYVQQGNHFLKKALELIGTNTNEYWAAESLKRLKQQDWRGAEFAFSYWINNYNLPAEYYGIATSSLGYIYSERGYTKKAIQYLALAAIADVKNATKETVALRNLANELFKMGYLDKANEYINIAMDDATFYNARHRKIEISTILPIIEKAQLNNVKDKNDKLEKIIILLTILTVIIFLFLGIIFKQLKEKNKARKIMASSYLQLQEMNVSLSEANAIKEEYITYFIKATSAFINKIDHIQKSTLHKIITKKTDEVIASLKRYNVKEERENLFHQFDEIFLRLFPTFVTEFNKLFPPDHKCVVKKGELLNTELRIFALYRLGIQDSNQMAEFLELSVATIYTYKTRIKSKSDFKDTFEQKIMEIKTI, encoded by the coding sequence ATGCAAAGAATATTGATACTGTTTTTCTTCATTGGAAGCTTTTCTTTAATTGCGCAAGAAAAAAATCCATACTTAGAAGAATTAGATCAGGTACTCTTGAAGAAAGATGTTTACCTGAAACAGAAATATCGAAAAATTGAAGCTTTAAAGAAAAATATTTCCAAATTCACGCTCAATCAAAACAACGAGGAGCTTTACAATTGTTATATATCACTATTTGACGAATATAAATCTTTCAAATACGACTCTGCTTATTATTATTTAGAACAATCTAAGATCAAAGCAAAAGTTCTAAAAGATCCTAAATTTTTGTCTAAAAGCCGCATCAAGGAAGGTTTTGTTCTCCTTTCTTCAGGGCTTTTTAAAGAAGCAATTGATACCTTGAATGTAATCGACGATAGCAAACTGGATCTTCGAAATAAATTTGAATACTATAATATAAAAGCCCGAGCGTATTATGATTTAGCCGATTACAATCGTGATCAGCGTTTTAACATTCATTATGTACAGCAGGGAAATCATTTCTTAAAAAAGGCATTGGAATTAATCGGAACTAACACAAACGAATATTGGGCAGCAGAAAGCTTGAAACGTTTGAAACAGCAAGACTGGCGCGGTGCTGAATTCGCTTTTAGTTATTGGATAAACAACTACAATCTGCCTGCGGAATATTACGGAATTGCGACTTCGAGTCTTGGATATATTTATTCAGAACGAGGTTATACTAAAAAAGCCATTCAATATCTCGCACTTGCAGCTATTGCAGATGTCAAAAATGCGACAAAAGAAACTGTTGCGCTTCGAAATTTGGCGAATGAACTTTTTAAAATGGGTTATTTGGACAAAGCCAATGAATACATCAATATCGCGATGGACGACGCTACTTTTTATAATGCCAGACATCGAAAAATTGAAATTTCAACCATTCTGCCAATTATAGAAAAAGCACAATTGAACAACGTAAAAGACAAAAATGACAAACTGGAAAAAATTATTATTCTCTTGACGATTCTTACGGTTATTATTTTTCTGTTTTTGGGAATTATTTTTAAACAATTGAAGGAGAAGAATAAAGCAAGAAAAATTATGGCATCTTCTTATCTGCAATTACAGGAAATGAATGTGAGTTTAAGTGAAGCCAATGCTATAAAAGAAGAATATATTACGTATTTTATTAAGGCGACTTCGGCTTTCATTAATAAAATAGATCATATTCAAAAAAGCACGCTTCATAAAATTATCACCAAAAAAACAGATGAAGTTATTGCTAGTTTGAAGCGTTACAATGTAAAGGAAGAAAGAGAAAATCTGTTCCATCAGTTTGATGAGATTTTCTTGAGATTGTTTCCCACTTTTGTCACGGAATTCAACAAACTTTTTCCGCCCGATCATAAATGCGTTGTAAAGAAAGGCGAACTTTTAAACACCGAACTACGAATTTTTGCTTTATACCGATTGGGAATTCAAGACAGTAATCAAATGGCAGAATTCTTAGAACTTTCTGTGGCTACAATTTATACCTACAAAACCAGAATCAAGAGTAAATCTGATTTTAAAGATACTTTTGAACAGAAGATTATGGAGATTAAAACTATTTAA
- a CDS encoding sterol desaturase family protein, with translation MKNINFLAFAMPAFFLFLFLEYKLAQRRKRPEIFNYESSVSNISIGIAERLINLFIAASFYQLYYLIYDDYRIFDIPSNVFVWFALILATDFVWYWYHRLGHEVNFFWAAHIVHHHSEEFNFTAAARITTFQAIIRTGFWCVLPFAGFHPTMVITMLIVHGAYSFFTHTQLIGKIKWLEYVFVTPSVHGVHHASDEKYLDKNYGDMFTFWDRIFGTFQTEEEKPKYGLTHPLKSYSFLWQHFHYYFEIYELWKRSNGFKARWKAVFGSPAHMDQDIRPILEKRFLQDKSNPHQRLRFKNYLYIQLGICTLVLTVFTYYFDYLEIYDKLFVLSFITITLINCGALLEQRKWMYYLEYTRLAMISTYFLYEEDLIVFFFVPIAFMIFVEQLFSLSKIYQNTILQLEPAE, from the coding sequence ATGAAAAATATTAATTTTCTGGCATTTGCCATGCCGGCCTTTTTTCTTTTTTTGTTTTTGGAATATAAACTTGCTCAGCGCAGAAAAAGGCCTGAAATTTTTAACTACGAAAGTTCAGTTTCTAATATCAGTATTGGTATTGCAGAGCGTTTAATTAACTTATTTATTGCAGCTAGTTTTTATCAGCTGTATTATTTAATTTATGATGATTATAGAATATTTGATATTCCTAGTAATGTTTTTGTTTGGTTTGCCCTCATTCTTGCTACCGATTTTGTCTGGTATTGGTACCACCGATTAGGGCATGAAGTAAATTTTTTCTGGGCGGCGCATATTGTGCATCATCACAGTGAAGAATTTAATTTTACCGCTGCGGCCAGAATTACAACTTTTCAGGCAATAATTCGGACGGGATTTTGGTGTGTGCTTCCCTTTGCTGGGTTTCATCCCACGATGGTAATTACGATGCTGATTGTGCACGGAGCATATTCTTTTTTTACCCACACACAGCTTATCGGTAAAATAAAATGGCTCGAATATGTTTTTGTAACACCTTCTGTTCACGGAGTTCATCACGCATCCGACGAAAAGTATCTGGACAAAAATTACGGAGATATGTTTACGTTTTGGGATAGGATTTTCGGAACTTTTCAAACCGAAGAAGAAAAACCAAAATACGGATTAACACATCCGCTGAAAAGCTATAGTTTCTTGTGGCAGCATTTTCATTATTATTTTGAAATTTACGAATTATGGAAACGCTCGAACGGATTTAAAGCTCGATGGAAAGCCGTTTTTGGAAGTCCGGCCCATATGGATCAGGATATTCGTCCAATTCTGGAAAAGCGTTTTCTTCAAGATAAAAGTAATCCGCATCAAAGACTCCGATTTAAAAATTACCTCTATATACAATTGGGAATCTGTACTTTGGTATTAACCGTTTTTACCTATTATTTTGATTATTTAGAAATATACGATAAACTGTTTGTTCTTTCTTTTATTACCATTACTTTAATTAACTGTGGTGCTTTATTAGAACAGCGAAAATGGATGTACTATCTGGAATATACGCGACTCGCAATGATTTCAACTTATTTTTTATACGAAGAAGACTTAATTGTGTTTTTCTTTGTTCCAATTGCATTCATGATTTTTGTAGAGCAATTGTTTTCATTGAGTAAGATTTATCAGAATACCATTTTGCAGTTGGAGCCAGCAGAATAA
- a CDS encoding Glu/Leu/Phe/Val family dehydrogenase, with translation MSSEIIKHNPFQSMIDRFNIAADILKLDDSIRQKLQRPEKQITVNFSITLDNGDVQNFEGYRVIHNTALGPSKGGIRYDTAVNLDEVKALAAWMTWKSAVTGIPFGGAKGGIICDPKKHSKAELEKITRAYTKALADIFGPEKDVPAPDMGTGPDEMGWLMDEFSIVHGRPIHAVVTGKHLHSGGSLGRVEATGRGVSIISLLALQKLKIRPARATAAIQGFGNVGLHSALFLYEKGIKIVAVSDVSEALHNPDGINIPELILYYNLNNKTIKGYPNSVAIKHEDLLLLDVDVLIPAAKEDVITHKNAGDVQARIIVEGANGPVSSDADQILHDKNILVVPDILANAGGVTVSYFEWLQNSLLESWRIHQINTRLEDILEKGFDTVFRVAVKHDVTPRIAAYIIALKKVAETQSIKEIAVEAPQFKQN, from the coding sequence ATGAGTTCAGAAATTATAAAACATAATCCGTTTCAATCGATGATTGACCGCTTTAATATTGCTGCAGATATTTTGAAACTAGATGATTCTATTAGACAAAAACTGCAGCGGCCAGAAAAACAAATTACTGTAAACTTTTCTATTACTTTAGATAATGGAGACGTTCAAAATTTTGAAGGTTATCGAGTAATTCACAATACAGCTTTAGGCCCTTCAAAAGGAGGCATTCGATATGATACCGCTGTTAATCTGGATGAAGTAAAAGCACTTGCCGCCTGGATGACCTGGAAATCTGCTGTAACCGGAATTCCGTTTGGCGGTGCTAAAGGCGGCATTATCTGCGATCCTAAAAAGCATTCTAAAGCAGAATTAGAAAAAATTACAAGAGCTTACACAAAAGCTCTAGCGGATATTTTTGGACCAGAAAAAGATGTTCCAGCTCCAGACATGGGAACAGGACCAGACGAAATGGGCTGGCTGATGGATGAATTTTCAATAGTACACGGGAGACCCATTCATGCTGTGGTTACAGGAAAACATCTTCATTCTGGAGGATCTTTAGGCAGGGTAGAAGCGACTGGAAGAGGCGTAAGTATTATAAGTCTGCTGGCTCTTCAAAAATTGAAAATCAGACCTGCAAGAGCTACTGCAGCTATTCAAGGTTTTGGAAATGTCGGACTGCATTCGGCTTTATTTTTATATGAAAAAGGAATAAAAATTGTTGCTGTTAGTGATGTTTCAGAGGCTTTGCATAATCCAGACGGAATTAATATTCCAGAACTGATTTTGTATTATAATTTGAATAATAAAACGATAAAAGGTTATCCAAACTCAGTTGCCATAAAACACGAAGATTTATTGCTTTTAGATGTTGATGTACTGATTCCGGCTGCAAAAGAAGATGTTATTACGCATAAAAATGCTGGTGATGTGCAGGCAAGAATTATTGTTGAAGGTGCCAATGGACCCGTTTCTTCAGATGCAGATCAGATTCTGCATGATAAAAATATATTAGTTGTTCCTGATATTTTAGCCAATGCCGGCGGTGTTACCGTTTCTTATTTCGAATGGCTTCAAAATTCACTTTTGGAGTCTTGGAGAATCCACCAGATCAATACACGTTTGGAGGATATTTTAGAAAAAGGTTTTGATACTGTTTTTAGAGTTGCAGTAAAACACGATGTAACACCTCGTATTGCCGCTTATATTATTGCTTTGAAAAAAGTAGCCGAAACACAATCTATAAAAGAGATTGCTGTTGAAGCACCGCAGTTTAAGCAGAATTAA
- a CDS encoding EamA family transporter has translation MLFLILSILCSVIVGVVFKISRKYNANPSQIISFNYITAITLCYFTFGPDLQTLDNNAPFGIYTAVGILLPIVFLFLALSIRFMGIAKTDAAQRLSLFIPILAAWLLFNESFNTYKVIGVLIGFAALLFILRKQSDNKDNKWIYPALVLFGFGLVDILFKKIALYTAVPYTTSLFLVFLISFAVSVFIVLYKVIIPKEKLEVKNIPFGMLVGVFNFGNILFYLKAHKAFAENPSTVFAGMNMGVIILGTIIGAYFFKEKLSKTNIFGLFLALIAIIFIFISQLQ, from the coding sequence ATGTTATTCCTTATTCTAAGCATTTTATGCAGTGTTATTGTGGGTGTTGTATTTAAGATTTCAAGAAAATACAATGCAAATCCTTCTCAAATCATTTCTTTTAATTATATAACAGCCATTACACTCTGCTATTTTACTTTTGGCCCAGATCTTCAAACATTAGATAATAATGCGCCTTTCGGAATTTATACAGCAGTTGGAATTTTGCTTCCAATTGTATTTTTATTTTTGGCGCTTTCCATACGATTTATGGGAATTGCAAAAACAGATGCCGCGCAGCGATTGTCGCTTTTTATTCCCATTCTAGCGGCCTGGCTTTTGTTTAATGAGTCGTTCAATACCTATAAAGTTATTGGTGTTTTAATTGGTTTTGCGGCACTTTTATTCATTCTTAGAAAACAATCGGATAATAAAGACAACAAATGGATTTATCCTGCACTGGTATTATTCGGTTTTGGACTTGTAGACATACTTTTTAAGAAAATCGCTTTGTATACCGCAGTTCCTTATACAACATCTTTGTTTTTGGTTTTTCTAATTTCGTTTGCTGTTTCTGTGTTTATCGTGCTTTATAAAGTAATTATTCCAAAAGAAAAATTAGAAGTTAAAAATATTCCTTTCGGAATGCTGGTTGGAGTTTTCAACTTCGGAAATATATTATTCTACTTAAAAGCCCACAAAGCATTTGCCGAAAATCCATCGACAGTTTTTGCAGGAATGAATATGGGGGTTATCATTCTTGGAACTATAATTGGAGCATATTTCTTTAAAGAAAAACTTTCTAAAACCAATATTTTTGGTTTGTTTCTGGCTTTAATTGCTATCATTTTTATCTTTATTTCACAATTGCAGTAA